One part of the Scatophagus argus isolate fScaArg1 chromosome 12, fScaArg1.pri, whole genome shotgun sequence genome encodes these proteins:
- the LOC124068310 gene encoding endonuclease domain-containing 1 protein-like: MSQRKMLQLSGGSLLLLLPWFGGLVFGEISDDFSKCLGFFYNENPPEGFSASQYQPICQRYKNRYRFASLYDRQRRAPLYSAYILSPAEGKRPNTPWMYEPQLPFSRASPEMKVFHTPVDQNVIESQAVLQDYKNSSYTKGHLNPSMHQKTKDDRKATFTLTNIVPQQKGSNGGPWNILENEMLNRFKNFCNGSMYVITGVLPYNSEPRWINNRVSVPEYMWSAYCCPSYNTSHPESQMPFFPTYAAVGRNDCNSGPEIVPVNVSAKSSVRGYDVRQMSLEALEGILEQRLAIPIRLFHGQCQ; this comes from the exons ATGTCTCAAAGGAAGATGCTGCAACTCTCCGGGGGATCCCTGCTTCTTCTCCTACCCTGGTTTGGTGGACTGGTCTTCGGGGAGATCAGTGATGACTTCTCCAAGTGCCTTGGTTTTTTCTACAATGAAAATCCACCAGAGGGTTTCAGTGCATCACAATACCAACCAATATGCCAGCGCTACAAAAATCGGTACCGCTTTGCCAGCCTGTATGACCGTCAGCGTCGTGCACCGTTGTACTCTGCATATATACTCAGTCCAGCAGAAGGCAAACGGCCCAATACCCCTTGGATGTATGAACCACAG TTGCCATTTTCCCGTGCCAGCCCAGAGATGAAAGTCTTCCATACTCCTGTGGACCAGAATGTGATTGAGAGCCAGGCAGTGCTTCAAGACTATAAGAACTCCAGCTACACCAAAGGCCATCTTAATCCCAGCATGcaccaaaagacaaaagatgacCGCAAGGCCACCTTCACCCTGACAAACATTGTCCCTCAGCAAAAAGGCTCAAACGGTGGCCCCTGGAACATTCTGGAGAATGAGATGTTAAACAGATTCAAGAACTTCTGCAATGGGTCAATGTATGTGATAACCGGAGTCTTGCCTTACAACTCTGAACCCCGCTGGATTAATAACAGGGTGTCTGTCCCTGAGTACATGTGGTCTGCCTACTGCTGCCCATCCTACAATACCAGCCATCCTGAGTCTCAGATGCCCTTTTTCCCCACATATGCTGCAGTGGGAAGAAATGACTGCAACAGTGGACCGGAGATTGTGCCAGTTAATGTCAGTGCGAAGTCCTCAGTGAGGGGCTATGATGTGAGGCAGATGTCTTTAGAGGCTCTGGAGGGCATC